The genome window TCATCAACTTCTTTTAAAATTAGCAACAAACCCTAACGAAGAAGGTGATTCTTCAGTTTCTGATTTAAAAAACAGCAAAAATTTTGATGACATAGTTGATGGAAAACCTACTTATAAACAAATTATTGATGTAAGTAGTTTTGCTAAAACAAACAAAGAATTACTAAATAAATTGAACGAAAATAAAAATACTAGTGAATTTATCGATAGTAAGTCCACATTTGACAAAAACCAAGAAGATGCTGTTAAGAATGACAAAGTTCTCTTTACAAATATAATTAAAAATTTCTTAGGATCAAAAGCTTTAGGCGGTATAAATATTAAGGATCTTTTGGAAAGTTCGCCTGCAAAAGGATTTTTAGGTGATCGACTAAAAGATTTTGAACCATCTGGATCACTTTTGAAAGATTTAGAAGTAATTCAGGAAAAATTAAAATCACTAATTAGTAAAAAAGACGTCGTTCTCGCTGACGAACTTGTTAAAGCAATTGTTGAAGTTTTAGAATCAAATGGCGCACCTGGGAAAGTAGAAAAATTAACTAGAGATGTTTTAACTATCCGTATTTTTGGTAAACTTGTGCCGCTTTTCTTAGGTGGTGGAGGGTCCACCAAAAGTCGACCAAAAATAAATAGAGAGAGTCTAAAAAAACTGCTAGATCGGCTAAAAAATCCTACAACGCCAAAACCAGCAAAACCAGCAGCACCAAAACCTGCAAAACCTGCAGCGACACAACCTGGCACATCTGGTTCAACAAGTGGAGTTTCTTCATAAAATTATTAAATTTAATTAATTTATTTTTAAAAATTTTAAAAACCTAAACTAAATTCAGTTTAGGTTTTTATTTTTATGGATATAATTTTTAAAAAATAGACTGAATTAATTTTGGAATAAAAAAACCTTTGTTTTTTATAGACTTTTTGCAAAACTTTATTATAATAATAATGAAATTCAAATATTTATTTTGTTGATCGTGAAATTATGAAATTAATTAAAATTGAAATTGAAGGTTTTAAATCTTTTGCTGAACCTGTAAGTATTAAATTCGATGGTTCTGTTGTCGGAATAATCGGTCCAAATGGATCCGGAAAATCAAACATAAACGATGCAATTAAATGGGTTTTAGGGGAAAAATCAGTAAAACAACTTCGTGGCCACAATATGGACGATGTCATTTTTGCTGGTTCAAAAACAGTTTCACCTGTCGATAAAGCGATGGTAAAACTAACGTTTAACGATGAAACTCGCGAAGATAGCGCACAAATTTTTACAATTTCGCGAGTTATTAAAAGAGGTCAAGGCACTAACGAATATTTTTATAATGATCAACCAGTTCGGTATAAAGATATTCGTAATTTAGCAATTGAAGCGGGAATTTCGAAGTCATCACTGGCAATTATTTCACAGGGAACAATTTCTGAAATTGCAGAATCAACTCCCGAACAACGAAAACAAGTAATCGAAGAAGTTGCCGGAACCGCTAAATATAAAATTGACAAAGCTGAGGCAATTAGCAAACTTGACCAAACTCTTCTTGGAATTGAAAAAATTGAAATTCGTATAAAAGAGCTTGAAAAACAAGTAAAACAACTTGAAAAACAGGCAAATAATGCAAAAATTTACCTTGAAAAATCAAAGCAATTAGAATCTGTTGAAGTCGGTTTGATTGTTAGTGATATCAAAAAATTTCAATCAAATTTGACTCAAGTAAATGAAGAATTAAATGAACTAAAGTTTCAAGAACCAAAATTTTTAAGTGAAATTGAATCAAACGAGAAAATAATCGTTGACAATACGCAAAAAAGAGTAAAAATTGAAGCTGAAATTAGCGAAAAAAATGCCAAAATTAACGAACTAAAAGAGCAAATTAATTCTATTAATTTAGCTTATGCAAAAGCAACCCAACTTCAGGAAATGATTTTATCAAGCGAAGTTAGTGTCAATTTTGAGCAAAAAATGGCTGCACTTAAACAAAAATACAGTCAAATTTCTACTCAAAAGGATAATTTTGAAAAATTAATACTGGAAAATAAAGCAAAAAAACAAGAAATCGAAGCAAAACTTAATTTCTCCAGAAGCAAAAAAACTGAAATTGAAAAGACACTTTATAATTTAAATTCTGACAAAATAATTGCCCAAACTAGAATTTCCGAGTTGCAAAAAGCACTTGAATCAATGGCTTTTTTGCCAAAAGGAACAAAAGTCATCGTTGAAAACAGTTTTCTTTTTCCTGGATACTGCGGACTTGTTAGTGATTTAATTAAAATTTCTGAAAAATATACAGATGCAATCGAAGTTGCTCTAGGTTCAACTTTGAAACAAATTGTCGTCGATCAACCTGAAACTGCTGTTGCTGCAATTAATTTTTTGAAAAAAAATTATGCTGGAAGTGCAACTTTTATTCCACTTTCAACTTTAAAACCGCGTTTTATTTCCGATTTGTATCTTAATCATTTAGATTCACAAAAAGGTTTCATTGATTTAGCTAGTAATTTAATTGATTTTGATAAAAAATACCAAGTTTTAGTTGATTTTTTACTTGGTGGAATCATTGTTGTTGACAAAGTTGAATCCGCAAACCGAATTGCAAAATTTGTCGATCACAAATACGTTATCGTAACTTTAGAGGGTGATATCATTCGAACTAGCGGGATAATTTCTGGTGGTCATAAACAAAAAACAGATTCAACTTTTTCAATACAGTATAAAATTGATGAACTTAAAAATAAATTGAATTTTTTTGAAGAAAAAATTCAACAATTTAAATTACAATCTAACCAATTTGAGCAAATTATTACGCGAGAAAGCGTGCTTTTGCAACAAACAGAGATGAATCTCAATGATTTAGAGCAAAAATTTACTATTGCAAAAAATGAACTAATTGCAATTAAAGCTGAAAACGAAGGTCTTGAAGAAACTATCAACCAAACAGATGATGTTGATTTGACAATAAGTCGCACTTTGAAGGAAAAAATTGAACTCGAGAATTTAATTTCAGTTTACGAAAATGAGAATAAAATTCTAATCAGTGAGAAACAACAATTTGATGACCAAATTAATGAACTAACAATTTTAGTGCAACAACTTAATCAAAAACAGCGTAAAATCAATGCTGATTTGAATCAAAAGCAAAACCTTAAAGATAAGTGCGAATTTTTACTAACAAATTTAAAAAATAATTTATCACAAAAATATAATTTAACTTTTGAAGCTGCTGCTGAAAAATACGAACTTGAAATTGAAATTGATGTTGCCCGTGAATTTGTAAATAGTTTAAATGCAGAAATTAAAGCCCTTGGAAACATTAATTTAGATGCGATTCAAGATTTTGAACAAACTTCAGAACGTCTTGATAAACTAAAGAAAAGTCAGAACGAACTTGAAGTTGCCAGATCAAAAATTTTGGAAGTAATTTCCGATTTGGATAAAATCATCATTGCAAAAACACAGGAAATTGTCGATCTAGTTAACTCTGAATTTAATTTAGTTTTCCAAAATATGTTCGGCGGCGGAAGTGCGAAAATTTACTTTAGTGACAAAAATGATATTCTAAATTCTGGAATTGAAATAAGTGCGCAACCTCCTGGAAAAACTATTAAAAATATTCGCCTTTTTTCAGGGGGTGAAAAAGCGATTATTGCAATTTCGCTTTTATTTTCAATTATCAAAGCAAGACCGATTCCGCTTTGCATTCTCGATGAAGTTGAAGCCGCACTTGATGAAGCAAATGTCATCCGTTATGTTGAATTTTTAAAACAATTAAAGCAAAACACACAATTTTTAATCATCACCCACCGTCACGGGACGATGTCGCGAGTAGATCAACTTTTAGGAATCACGATGCAAAAACGGGGAGTAAGTTCAATTTTTTCTGTTGAACTCTCAAAAGCACGCGAACTTTTAAAAGACGAACTACAATAATTGGCTTTTTGCTTATTAAAAAAATAAATTATGGTATAATTTATTTTTCAGTAAAAATAATAAAATTATGAAAAAGGAAAAACGATGCCAAGAGAAGGTCTAACTCTAAGATGTACTGATTGCAAAATGGAAAATTATATAACTAAAAAAAACAAAAAAACTAAACCTGAAAAAATTGAAGTAAAAAAACATTGCCACAAATGCAACAAACACACATTGCACCGTGAGAAAAAATAAGATGAACCGTAAATATTTGGATAAAGCATTTTTAGAAAATAATTTAGATGTAGTGATTTCTTTTTCTTATCAAACTCGGTTTTGATTTACAAAAATTGCAGCATCTGATGGTCTTTTATTTATTGAAAAAAATAAAGCATTTTTGTTTGTTGATGGTCGTTATATCGAAAAAGCGGAAAAAGATGCGCAAAACTGTGAAGTTTTTTTAACTACTAAAGCTAATCTTGACGATTTTTTTCAAAAAAAATCTTATAAAAAAATCGGAATTGAAACTGAATATTTAACAGTTGAGCAATTAGACAAAATTAAAACTTGATTTCCTAAAGCTGAATTTATTAAACTTCAAGCTCAACTTTTTCGAATTATTAAAACCGATGAAGAAATTGCCAATATCGAAAAAGCGGTTCAAATTTCCCTTGATGCTTACAGCAAAATATTCCCAAAAATCAAACCTGGAATGACTGAAAAAGACGTTGATATCGAACTAAATTACCAAATGAAGTTACTTGGTGCCGAAAAAGAATCTTTTGATTCAATTATCGCAACTAGTGCAAATTCAGCGATGCCACATTGAAGAGCAAGTTCTGCAAAAATTGCCAATAACGATCTCTTAAAAATCGACTTTGGCGCACTTTTTAACGGATATTGTGCTGATATTACCAGAACTTCTTATCTTGGTGAAATTAGTGAAAAAAAATTAGAAATTCTTGAAATTGTTAAAAAAGCTGCTGAAATTGGAAGAAAAACCGTAAAACCTGGGATAAAAGCATCTGAAATTGACCGTGCTTGCCGCGATTATATTAACGAAAAAGGTTATGGTCAATATTTTGTGCATTCAACTGGACACGGCGTTGGAATCGACATTCACGAATTGCCAGTTGTTAGTTTAAATAGCGAAACAATTTTAGAACCTGGGATGGTAATTACTGTCGAGCCTGGAATTTATATTCCTGGGTTGGGTGGAGCAAGAATTGAAGATGTTGTTTTAGTCACAGAATCAGGTTTTCGCACACTTTCACGCAACGAAAAAAGTTAGTTTTTCTTTATTCATATAATAAATATTTAGTCAATTTTTTATAAAATATTGTGAAAACAAACAAAAGTAAACTAAAAATTAGTAAAAAGATAAAAACAGTGACACTAACAACTTTAGTGCCATTGTTTTTATTATCTTCAGGTTGCTCTGTGGTTTCAAATGTACCAATTTCTGAAAAAAAACCAGGAAAAACTACCCAACCTGAACCCAAAAGCAGTGAAAGCGGACAAAAGAACAACCTGCCTAAAAATGATAAGCAAGGAAATCAGTCACAAAATTCTAGCGATTTAGTTAAAAAACCCGAACCTGGAAACCAAGAAAATCAGAAAAAACAGGATTTAACAGATAAAAACTTACCAAATAACGATCAAAATCAGAAAAAAGATAACCAAAAACCAGATTCTAAATTAGAAAAAGTCGAACCGCCTTCTAAACCAAAAAAAGAAGAGAAAAACGAAAGTTTTTCACCACCTAAAAAAGGTTCAATTCCTGTTGATAAAAAAATGGAAGAAAAAAATCAACAAAATACAGAAAAAAAACTCGTTGATGATTTCGATCCTTATAGAGAACAAAAAAATTTTGATGCCGAATTAGCACAGTTAAAAGGTCATCTTTCCATTTTGCCAACGGCTTTTCAAATTTCTAAAACTAACCTAGAAAAAAATGCTCAAACATTAATTTATAACGGAAATAATAGTTTAAAAGATTTACCCTTCAATATTATTAACCCTATTAACGGGTTGGATGAAGAAAAATACAAAATTAAATTAGATTTTTCAGAGGCAACAAGCAAAGAAAAGACGAAAAACCAATTTCCGATTGAAAGAGTAAAATTAGTGTTATTTTCAAAAACTAATTCTAATATTAGTTTTTGAAAATATGTTAGTCTTTTTTATAACAAAATAGAAAGTAGTTTTGAATTAAAAGCAAAATTACCCGCTGAATTTAACAATATTTTTCCTTCTTTCGTAGCGTTTCTTCTTTTAAATAAAGACAAAAATGACGTAATTTCATTGCCTTTTTTTAATGATTTAGGTTTTATTCTTAAGGATCGAAATTTTGGAGTTGGGCTTAAAAATGACTTTGTTGACTTAAAGGCTAGCGATTCTGAAAAAGACAAATATGAATACAATTTTGAAATTGTCAGTGCTCAGCCTGATGATAAAAGTGGAAAATTAAAGCTAAATTTACAAATTTGAAGAGTAGCTAAAAACTCAAATACTGATAACAAGGAGTTTTTTCCTGAAATATCAACAGTTGAAATTACAGGATTTGCAAAAAATTCTAATAAAGAGTACAAATTTGAGGTTGCTGAAAGGGGAAAATTTGAGCAAAAATTATCAGATTTAGAGTTAAAAAAGAAACTATCAGAAAATGATCTGAACTCTGAATTTACAAAAAATCGTTTCCTAAAACTTTTATTTGAAAATTTACACATTCGGATTAATCAAAATTTAAATATGAACGAAAAATGAATAGAAGTCGCTAAATTAAGGGCAGATAACTGATTAATTTATCCACAAATTCAATATTTAAATTTAGATTCGACAAAATTTATCCAAAATCTAACTTTAACAAGAGAAGATAATAAAATTAATTGAAAATTTGAATTAAATACTTATTTATTGTCAAAAAATCAAACATTAACCCCCCAAAGTCGTGATTACTTGCTGGGCGAAAAGAAAACTCATGTAATTCAAGGTTCTTTCGATCTTGAAAAAAACAAAAATAGTTAGTAATTTATAGCCTTTTTTGTTATTTTTAGAAAATTTATCCTAAATATTGTAAAATTATTTATTATGGAAACAATGAAAAAGAAAAAGTGAATGCTTTTATTTTCTAATTTTTCGGCAATTTTTCTTTTATCAGCCGGATGTTCTGTTGCTTCAAATGTTCCACTATCCAAAAAAGAAAAAGTGGAAAATCCAAATAATAATAATAATAATAATGAAAATCAAAAACCTGGCGATTCTAACGGTGAAATAAAAAACCCAATTTTATCTGTAAAACCTAAACCAGATCCGCTACCACCAAAAGCACCTGAAAAACCTACTGAACCACCTGAAAAACCTGATATTACAGTAGAAAAACCAAAAAAAGAGAAACCGCCTGCGATAGATGATGATAAAAAACAGCCTGTTTTACCCGATCCTAACAAGGGTAAAACCCAAGAAAAACCTATAGATTCTGGAAAAAACAAGGAAAAACCAAAAGAAAAACCTATTGTCAAAGTTTTCAATCCGCGCGAAGAACAAAAGAAATCTGATATCGAATTAGCACGGCTAAAAGGGCATCTTTCCACTTTACCGAATACGCTTTATGTTACAAATTCGATGCAAAGCTCGTATCCGCAAACAATAATTTATAAAGGGAAAAATGATTATAAAAATTTTTCTTATGTTAATTTCGTTGACCCAATTGAAGGTCTTGATGAAGCAAAATATGATGCAAAATTAGATTTTTCGAATGCAAAAACAACAGGAAATAGTAATAACAACAAAGATCCAATCGAAGATGTACTTTTAGTTTTGATATCAAAAGAAGATTTATCGCTTCGTGATTCTAAAAAAGTTAAACTTTTATACCAAAAAGGGGAAAAAAAATACACTTTAAAAGCAAAAAATTTACCGGATGGTTTTAAAAATATTTTTCCGTCATTTTTAGCTTTTGCTTTATTGAATAAAGACAAAGATGACGTGATTTCTTTACCTTTTTTTAATAAATTAGACTTTATTTTACCTAATCAGAATTTTGGCGTTGGATTAAAAGACGCTTTTGTAGAGTTTTCTAGTAGCGATAATTCTGATGAAGTTGAAAAAAACAAATATGGTTTTGATATCGTCAGTGCTCAACCTGATGATGAAAACGGTAAATTAAAACTTAATTTGCAACTTTGGAAAATAGTCGGAAATACTGATGTGAAAGAGTTTTTTTCTAAAATTGAATCTGTTGAATTTTCAGGTTTAGCAAAGAATTCTAGCAATGTTTACCAAATTGCTTTAGCTAAAAAAGATTTAGAACTGAAATTATTAAGTGATGAACTGAAAAAAACATTATTAGAAAAAGATCTAAATGATTTTACAAAAAACGCCTTTTTAAAAGAGTTATTGGATAAATTATATGTAGAAATCAACGCAGATGTCAATAATAAATGAGTTAAATTGAGTGAAACAAAATCGGAAAAATGACTTGTTTTTCCACAAATTCAGTATGTAAACCTAGATTCAACTCAATTAACAAATAAATTAGAACTAAAAAAAGAAGGAACTAAAATTTCTTGAAGTTTAGAATTAGAATCATTTTTACTAGAAAATGGTCAGACTCTAACTCCAAAAGGTGAATTTTTGTTTGGTAACAAAAAAATACATAAAATTACAGGTGAATTTGATTTAAATCAAATATAAATACTTTTATTAACTAAAATGAATTTAATTTTGTTTTTAGTATATTTTTTACAAAAATAAGAAATAAAACAAAAAATACTATCAAGTACGTTAAGTTTTACCTGAATTTCCCAGTTACAAATGCTTAATTAAAAAAGACCTCCCAATTTAGGTGATCTTTTTAAAACTTAACGTTATTTCATAACAATTTTTTTGACCTATAACCCTGATTTTTGTCAAATTTTGCTAACAAAATGCATTTCTAGTCGCTTTTTATTTTTGATCAGAGACAATTATGCATTTACAAATCAGGTTTTTTACTATAAAACTAAAAAAAGAACAACTTTTTTAACATTTTTATTATTAAAATAACTATATCATAATTGTTATGAAACGTTAGTACTTTTTTCTTATTATTTTTTAAAACAAAGCCTTATTTATTAGTGTTTTTTGATATTTACAATTAATTATACCACCAAAACTGGGAAACCCAGGTTAAGTTTTAGTGTCTGTGTCCTAGTTAACTGATTGTTAGTCTAATAAAAAAGCACTAATTTAGCAATTAGTGCTTTTTTCATAAATTATTTAATTTTGTTGAAAATTAATCTTTAAATTCTCTAATAAAATGATTTGTTAATTCAGAAACTGCTTCGTGGTTATTAACTAAAGTTGTAGAATCATAAACTGCAAATCCTTTGAATGTGATTGTGGCAGCGTTTAACTTTCTAGGTGATAGGTTTTGATGTTGTTGCTGTTGTGGAGGTTGTTGCTGTTGTTGTTCAGGTTGTGGATTTGGTCCTAAATTTGATCAGTTAAGATTTTTTTTATGACTACGTGAAACTGATAAATCAACAAAAGAAGCAATTTTTTGGGTATAAGGATTTTTTGCATTTTTTGATGTTAATCAAAAATCATATTTGTCATCTTTTTTAATAATCGTTAAGAATAATAAATGATTTTCTTTAATAAAATCAAAATCATCAACATCGGTTTTGTTAATGTTTCTTTGCCTGAAAGGATCAGGATCGCGTGGAGCGCCAAAGTTTAATGAGATTAGAGTTTCTGGCGGTTTATCTGAACTTCCAGATTCATCATCGATAAATAAATTTGAATTAGCTTCGGTTTGCCCCTCAAGACCAGAAATTAGTGCTAAAGTTGATTTTGAACTTTTTGGTGGTGTGTTAGGTTCTTTTGGATTCGGCTCTATTCCTAAAATGAACTTGTGAGTGTTGTCCTTCATTTTTTGTTTTTTAATAAAAAGCCCAAGTCCTTCGTTTGATGAAAATAAGTGATGTTTTTTACCATCGGAAACATTTTTAACACTAAACGCAACAAGAATTACACCTTTTTTAAGAATTAGAGAATCTTCAGAGGGGGAAACAGTTGTTTCATTTTTTTGATCTTTGCTATTTTCTGCTGGTGCTGTTTTTTTCTGTTCAATTTTAATAGCTTTTTCAACGCTAATTCCATCTTGATTAACAGAATTTAAAAGCTGTTTCTCTTTGTTATTATCGCTAGTAGCAGAACTTTTGTTAATTAAAAATACAGCATCATTTCGATTTAATGCAGAAATTTTATCAATCTGACCAGTTGAATTTCTTTCATGATTTTTCCTAAAATCAAAAAACACGGTTGGATTGTAACTTCTTAAAAAATCATAACCAGGTTGATCATCTAGACCTTTGATTGAAAACACAACTTGTGCATTTTGCAAATCTGAAGGTTTTCCAGTTTTTGGTGAAAAACTGAGAACAACATCAATTTGTTCTTTATTTTTCTTAAGGACATCATATTTGATATTTGTATCGCCGAGAACAGAATAATTTGATTTTTGCAGGAATTTTCAAAGTTTAACCCCTAAACCTTCAAAAGATCAGTTTTTAATAATTTCTTTTTCATCATCTTTAGAGGTTTTAGGTGAACTTTCTTTTGCTTCTTGGAAAGTTGTTGCGACTGCTGAAACGGAAGACGAAGTTGATGAAGCTGAAGTTGCAGATTCGGGAGTGGAGGCAGAAGAAGAACTAGATGATTCAGTTGAACCATTAGTTCCAGCATTTCCAGCATTTCCTGCAGTTTGACTTGAATTTTCACTAGGTTTTGCTGTTTCTGGTTCAGGTTTTGGTTTTGGTTTTGCTGCTTCTGCTTCAGGTTTTGGTTTTGATTCTTCTTTATCAAATTTTGAAGCATAAAGTTTCTTATAATTTTCAAGTTCAGCTGAATTTTTAGGTTGGAATCCGCGATCTAAAAAGTGAAGTGTTGCTGCAACATCGTTAAAAGTTTTTCCATTTTTAGCGTTCTCAACGACTTCGCTAACTAAAGATTTAACGTGTTCTAATGTTAAAAGTTGTTCGTTTGGATTTTTACGGAATTTAAAAGTTGTAGAAAGTAAATCAAAATTAGATGAACTTTCACTATTCAAATTCTCCAAATTTTCCAATTTTTCTAGTTTTTCCGGGTCTTTTTCTAAAACTGATGACAATAATTTTCTTTGATTTTCGTTATAATCAAGTTGAACATCAATATTAGTTTTAAAACTTCCTAAATCAAGTAAAACTACTTTGGAATTATTACCCTTTCCAACTCTTGAAAGTGATGTTCTTAAAACTGGAGAATAATTTGATTTAACAAATTCGCTTTCAAGATACGGTGCTTGCACGTTAAGTTGTTTTTTAACGCTAAAATTAACTTCAAGTGAAACTTTTTGATCTTGTAAAAGTTTATCTGTTTGTTCTTTAGTTAAATTTTTAGCAAAATTAATTGAATTTACTTCGATAAAGTAAGAATCAAGTTCTGAAACTGGAATGACTTTGGATTTAAGATTGAAAAAACTTGAAAAATCTTCACGGTTAATTTCAACTTTTTCAGTTTCCTTTGATTTTTCAGGTGTTTTTGGTTCAGTTTTAGGTGCATCACTAGGTTTTTCACCTGGTTTTTCAGAACTTTTACCTGCATCAGTCCCACTTTGGCCGGAATCTTGGAATTCTTGCACAGAAACAGGAGTTTTTTCCGCTTTTGGTGTTTGAGATTTTCCAAATTTCGCTAAAACTTTAGCTAAATTAGCTGGATTAGTATCGCTTTTGTAAATAGTTTCCGCCAAACTAAGTTTGTCGCGAACTAGTGCAAGTTGCACAAAAGGTTTGACTTGGACAAATTCTTTAACTTTTGCAAGAATATCTTTTTCAGCTTTTTTAACATCATATTCTAATTTTTTAATTCCGGTGATCGGAAAGTCGAATTCTTGGACTAATTTTCCAGATTTGTCAAATAACTCAAAAGTAATTGAAAGTGTTCCGTTTTTGTCATCAAGGTTTTTGAAAACTAAATTCTGAACTTTTAAGAGATTTTCGACTCTTTTGTTTTCATCTTCGCCGATTTTTACCAGTTTTTCTTGTTTAGCTTTTTCATTTAGGGAAGTTTTTGGTGCTAAAACATAACCTTTTTCCAAAATTGTTGGAAGTCCTAAATTATTAACTAAATTATAACTTAGACCATTTTCGAGCAAAGCATCGGAAAAAGCTTGTGAACGTGAGCGAGTTTTTTTGTAAGCAGTTTGAAAGTCATTATCAACTTTGAAAGCAACCTCAGATGCAATTAAATTTGCACTTTTTGAACCAGAAACTGTTAAATTTGACTTTGCAAGGTCAATTTGGAAATTAACTAAATTTCCATCAGAAGTATCAGTTGCAGCAAAACCTCTAAGGTCAGTTTTTTTTGAATAAGTCAGTTTCAACTGATCTGAGTGTGCAAAAACAACAACATTTTTCACTTCTGAACCAGAAACTGAAGCATTTTCGATGTTCAAGACTACACGAAATCTGTGTTTTGTTATTGGTGAAAAATCAAAAGCCTGTAAAAAGTTGAAAGAATACGAAGGGTTTTTTGCTAAAGCCAGCGCCGTTTTTGCTGATAAATTTTTGTATTTATCAAAAATTTTCAAATTATTAACAGCATTAATAAAATCTTCTTCAGAAAAAGTTGTCTCTGTTTTTAAATTAACAACTTGATTTTTATCAACATTTCCATAAACTTGAGATCCATAAGATCTTTCAAAAATTGTAAGTCCGATTGGAACAGCAACTATAGTTGTTAAAATTGCAGTAACTGAAAATCCAGTAGAAATAATCGTTTTACCATTTTTTATATTTTTATCATTTTCTTT of Mesomycoplasma dispar contains these proteins:
- a CDS encoding P110/LppT family adhesin N-terminal domain; the encoded protein is MFKENDKNIKNGKTIISTGFSVTAILTTIVAVPIGLTIFERSYGSQVYGNVDKNQVVNLKTETTFSEEDFINAVNNLKIFDKYKNLSAKTALALAKNPSYSFNFLQAFDFSPITKHRFRVVLNIENASVSGSEVKNVVVFAHSDQLKLTYSKKTDLRGFAATDTSDGNLVNFQIDLAKSNLTVSGSKSANLIASEVAFKVDNDFQTAYKKTRSRSQAFSDALLENGLSYNLVNNLGLPTILEKGYVLAPKTSLNEKAKQEKLVKIGEDENKRVENLLKVQNLVFKNLDDKNGTLSITFELFDKSGKLVQEFDFPITGIKKLEYDVKKAEKDILAKVKEFVQVKPFVQLALVRDKLSLAETIYKSDTNPANLAKVLAKFGKSQTPKAEKTPVSVQEFQDSGQSGTDAGKSSEKPGEKPSDAPKTEPKTPEKSKETEKVEINREDFSSFFNLKSKVIPVSELDSYFIEVNSINFAKNLTKEQTDKLLQDQKVSLEVNFSVKKQLNVQAPYLESEFVKSNYSPVLRTSLSRVGKGNNSKVVLLDLGSFKTNIDVQLDYNENQRKLLSSVLEKDPEKLEKLENLENLNSESSSNFDLLSTTFKFRKNPNEQLLTLEHVKSLVSEVVENAKNGKTFNDVAATLHFLDRGFQPKNSAELENYKKLYASKFDKEESKPKPEAEAAKPKPKPEPETAKPSENSSQTAGNAGNAGTNGSTESSSSSSASTPESATSASSTSSSVSAVATTFQEAKESSPKTSKDDEKEIIKNWSFEGLGVKLWKFLQKSNYSVLGDTNIKYDVLKKNKEQIDVVLSFSPKTGKPSDLQNAQVVFSIKGLDDQPGYDFLRSYNPTVFFDFRKNHERNSTGQIDKISALNRNDAVFLINKSSATSDNNKEKQLLNSVNQDGISVEKAIKIEQKKTAPAENSKDQKNETTVSPSEDSLILKKGVILVAFSVKNVSDGKKHHLFSSNEGLGLFIKKQKMKDNTHKFILGIEPNPKEPNTPPKSSKSTLALISGLEGQTEANSNLFIDDESGSSDKPPETLISLNFGAPRDPDPFRQRNINKTDVDDFDFIKENHLLFLTIIKKDDKYDFWLTSKNAKNPYTQKIASFVDLSVSRSHKKNLNWSNLGPNPQPEQQQQQPPQQQQHQNLSPRKLNAATITFKGFAVYDSTTLVNNHEAVSELTNHFIREFKD